The window CGCCCGCCCCCTCCGGCCGTTATCGATGAGGGAGTCCACCGCCTCCTGTAGCATTCGCTTCTCGTTACGTACTATTATCTCAGGGGCACCCAGATCCAGGAGCCTCCGCAGCCTGTTGTTACGATTGATCACCCGCCGATAAAGGTCATTGAGGTCTGATGTGGCAAACCTCCCCCCATCCAGCTGAACCATGGGACGAAGGTCTGGAGGGAGCACCGGGAGCACGGTTAATATCATCCACTCCGGCTTATTCCCGCTCCTCCTTAGCGCCTCCACCACCTTGATCCTTTTGTTCGCCTTCTTCCTTCGCTGTCCGGTGCTGGAGCGGATCTCTTGGTAGAGCTTCTCGCGAAGCTCAGCTAAATCGAGGTTGGTGAGGATATCCAGTATAGCCTCGGACCCCATGCCTGCCCTGAAAACATCGGGATACCTATCCTTGAGCTCGCGATACCTGTTCTCGGCAAGCACCATCACCGGGTGAAGCTCCCTCAACTCATCGATTCTGGCATTAAGCTCTTCCCACAGGTGCTGACCTCCCTCCTCCACAAGTTTCTCTTCCGCAGTCACCATGCTGGACTCAAGCCTGGCGATCTCCTGGTACGTCCGCTCTATAGCCTCCTCCCTCGCCTTATAATCCACATGGGTAATGATATACTGGGCAAAGTAAAGCACCCGCTCCAGGTTCCGCGGTGAAATGTCCAGCAGGAGGCCCAGGTTGCTCGGGGTCCCCTTCACAAACCAGATGTGGCTAACCGGAGCGGCTAGCTCAATGTGCCCCATCCGCTCCCGGCGCACCTTGGCGCGGGCTACCTCAACGCCACACTTATCGCAGACAATGCCCCGGTATCGCACCTTCTTGTACTTACCACAGTAGCACTCAAAATCCTTTGTCGGCCCGAAGATACGCTCACAGAAAAGCCCATCCCGCTCCGGCTTAAGGGTGCGATAGTTGATCGTCTCCGGCTTGGTCACCTCTCCCCACGACCAACTCCTGATCTGCTCCGGCGAGGCCAGTGATATCCGTACTGCGCTAAAATCATTAACCTCAAGCACTGCTATCTCCTTCCTGATCCCGGTACCTGCCACCCGGGAATTTCTCCACCCAAATCCTCGACCAGGGCGACGCTCTCCTCCTCCTCATTTAAGACCTCCACCGCAAGCCCCAAGCTCTGCAGTTCCTTGACCAACACCTTAAAGGATTCGGGTACCCCCGTCTCCCAAATAGCATCTCCCTTGATGATGGACTCGTAGGTCCTGGCCCGTCCTGCCACATCATCTGACTTGACCGTCAGTAGTTCCTGAAGCACATGAGCGGCACCATAGGCCTCCAGAGCCCAAACCTCCATCTCACCAAAGCGTTGTCCGCCGAACTGGGCCTTGCCGCCCAGTGGCTGCTGGGTAATTAGGGAGTAGGAGCCCGTGGAGCGGGCGTGGGCCTTGTCCTCGACCAGGTGGCTTAGCTTCATCATGTAAATATAGCCGACGGTCACCGGCTGATCAAAGGGCTCCCCGGTACGACCATCGTAAAGTATTGTCTTCCCCCCAGCGGGCAGGGGAAGCCCCTTCTCCCGGGAAGCCCGCTTCGCCTCCTCCATCATCTCCTTGTCACCGAGCCCCTCACTGCTGACCCCAATATCCTCCAGCCACAACCTTAGGCAGGTCCGTTTCGCCTCCCCCTGGTATTTATCGCTGAATACCCGCGAGCCATCGTAGCCCCGCTGCCCGACCCATGCCTTTGCCTGCTCCAGGTCGAAAGGTTTTCCCTCCTCTGGATCGAGCTTAAGCGCCCCGGCGCGCTGGGCAATCCATACCTGAGCCAGGGCATCCTCAATGGCCTCGGGACTAGCACCATCGAATACCGGAGAGAGCACCCTGAACCCCAGGGTATGTGCCGCCCATCCCAGATGGGTCTCTAGCACCTGTCCCAGGTTCATCCTCGAGGGGACACCGATAGGATTGAGAATAAACTCTACCGGCCTCCCATCCGGCAGGAAGGGCATATCCTCCGGGGGCAATATGCGAGCTATCACCCCCTTGTTGCCGTGTCGCCCCGACATCTTGTCCCCCTCAGATACCTTCCTCCACTGCGCCACCCATACCCGCACCAGTTTATTGATCCCCGGTGGAAGATCCTTCATATCATTTGGAGATTCGCGAGAGAATACCTTGACACCGATAACCTTACCCCATTCCCCATGAGGCACCCTGAGCGAGGAGTCCTTTACATCCCTGGCTTTATCCCCGAAGATGGCGCGCAGCAGTTTCTCCTCCGCGCTGAGCTCTGTTTCCCCCTTAGGGGTGATCTTCCCCACCAGGATGTCCCCAGGCTTCACCTCGGCGCCGACCCTCACAATACCGTCATCATCAAGATTCCTGAGGCTCTCCTCGCCAACATTGGGTATATCCCTGGTGACCTCCTCCTTCCCCAACTTGGTATCCCGGGAATCGATCTCATGCTTCTCGATGTGGATCGAGGTGTACTTCTCCTCCCGAACCAGGCTCTCGCTTATGACTATAGCATCCTCGAAGTTATAGCCCTCCCAACTCATGAAGGCACAGAGAACATTCTGCCCCAGGGCGAGCTCACCTTTATCTGTAGAGTAGCTATCGGCCAGTATCTCGCCCTTACTTACCCTCTCCCCTTTTACTACCAGGGGGTGCTGGTTTACGCAGGTGCCCTGATTTGAGCGGGTGAATTTTATCAGGGGATAGCTATGCTCCCTTCCATCCTCACCCCGAATTACAATCTCCCCTGCGGTGACCGAGGTCACCTCACCATCGTGCTCGGCAATAGTCACCTGTCCACTACCACAAGCAGCCTGCGCCTCCATTCCGGTACCAATGATCGGAGACTTGGGGCAGATCAGTGGCACCGCCTGTCGCTGCATGTTCGAACCCATAAGGGCGCGGTTGGCATCATCGTGCTCCAAGAAGGGTATCAGGCTGGTGGAAACGCTCACGATCTGCTTCGGCGAGACGTCCATGTATTTCACCTGCTCCGGCGTCTCTTCATAAAACCTGCTCCCCTTCCTAACCTCGATCCTCTCATTGACGAACTGACCGCTCTTATTTAGAATTTCACTAGCCTGGGCGATAGCGTATTTCTCCTCCTCATCCGCAGTGAAATATTTAACATCATCAGCATCACTGGAGACAAAGGGCACCACCCTCACTTTCTGAACAGCGAGCTGAGCAAGCCTCCCTGCGATCTCTGCAGTTACCTTGGTGCTTCGCTTAACCACGGAATGCCCCTTATCATCAAAAACCTCCTCCGACACCACCCGCCCCACTAGATCCGGGGAGTTGCTCTCCAGCTCCATGATCACCCTTCGGTAGGGGGTCTCGATGAGCCCATACTCGTTGACGATGCTATAGGTGGCCAGCGATCCGATGAGGCCGATATTAGGCCCCTCAGGGGTCTCTATTGGGCAGATCCTGCCGTAGTGGGAATGATGAACATCCCTCACCTCGAAGCCAGCGCGCTCCCGCGACAGCCCCCCGGGTCCCAGCGCGGAAATACGGCGCTTATGGGTAAGCTCTGCGAGGGGGTTGGTTTGATCCATAAACTGGGATAGCTGGGAGGCCCCGAAGAACTCCCGTATCGCCGCAACCACCGGGCGCACATTGATCAGCGCACTGGGGGTCACCGATTCGAGGTCGATAATGCTCATCCGCTCCCTTATTACCCGCTCCATGCGAAGTAGCCCCAGACGGAACTGGTTCCGGACTAACTCTTCCACGGTCCTCACACGCCGGTTTCCCAGATGGTCTATATCGTCGGGGGGATCGACACCCTTGCTCACCATGATTATGTGCCGTACAATCTCCACCATGTCCTCCCTGGTAAGCACCTGCTGATTCAGGGGAAGGTCAAGCCCGAGCCTCTTGTTCAGCTTGTAGCGACCCACCTTGCCCAGGTTGTAGCGGCGGTAATTGAAGAGTAGGTTATCGATCAGGCTTCGGGCGTTTTCCAAAGACGGTGGGTCACCCGGCCTGAGGCGTCGATAAAGCTCAATGAGAGCCTCCTCCCTGCTCCTTACCAATGGGTCCCGTTCCATGGTTGCCTGGATAAAGAGGTCGCCGTCATCCACATCCTTAAACAGCGCCAGGATGTCCTCATCGCTGCTATATCCCATGGCGCGTAGCATTGTGGTAATGGGGATCTTTCGTTTCCCATCGACCTTTACCGAGATTACGTCCTTGTTGCTGGTCTCGAACTCCAGCCAGGCACCGCGCTCCGGAATAAGCTTGGCAAAGCAAAGCCGGCGACCGGTGGTAACGTCCTGCTCCAGTGTAAAGGAAACACCGGGCGAGCGGATAAGCTGGCTTACCACCACCCTCTCTGCCCCGTTAATGACAAAGGTTCCCTTTGGCGTCATCAAGGGGAAATCGCACATGTATATGTCCTGCTCCTTGATCTCCCCGCTATCCTTGATCACCAGTTGCACCCTGACCTGCAGGGGGGCAGAGTAGGTTATATCACGCTCTCGGCATTCTGCCTCCGAGCGTTTCGGGGGAGCGGCATCTCGCATGTAGCGCCAGAAAGAATCATCCTCTTCAAAGAAGGGCATATTCGCCTCGTTTTCCTTACCAAACCCGTAGCTGATGAAACGCAGATCGAATCGGGAGCCGGTGAAGTCATGTATAGGGGAAATCTCATCGAAAAGCGACTGCAGTCCGCCCTTCACCTCGGGGTTTCCCCTGTCAGGCTGCTTATCGCAAAACCTGCGGTAGGAATCTAGCTGGATCTGGATTAGATTGGGCATATCTATGACATGGGAGGTCCTGGAATAGGATTTCCGGGGCACCGCTTTTGAGGAAAGGGGAATGGTAACAGTCACAAAAAGCCTCCTTAAAATGAGATAAAATTACCCACAAATGAAATAGATGAACGGAAGTTAACGATGTTGAGGAAATAAATAAGAAATAGAGGTATCCATTAGGCAAATGTTAATGATACAACAATATGAAAAATATGTCAATATATTTTTCGACATAATTATAAT of the Dehalococcoidia bacterium genome contains:
- the rpoB gene encoding DNA-directed RNA polymerase subunit beta; translation: MTVTIPLSSKAVPRKSYSRTSHVIDMPNLIQIQLDSYRRFCDKQPDRGNPEVKGGLQSLFDEISPIHDFTGSRFDLRFISYGFGKENEANMPFFEEDDSFWRYMRDAAPPKRSEAECRERDITYSAPLQVRVQLVIKDSGEIKEQDIYMCDFPLMTPKGTFVINGAERVVVSQLIRSPGVSFTLEQDVTTGRRLCFAKLIPERGAWLEFETSNKDVISVKVDGKRKIPITTMLRAMGYSSDEDILALFKDVDDGDLFIQATMERDPLVRSREEALIELYRRLRPGDPPSLENARSLIDNLLFNYRRYNLGKVGRYKLNKRLGLDLPLNQQVLTREDMVEIVRHIIMVSKGVDPPDDIDHLGNRRVRTVEELVRNQFRLGLLRMERVIRERMSIIDLESVTPSALINVRPVVAAIREFFGASQLSQFMDQTNPLAELTHKRRISALGPGGLSRERAGFEVRDVHHSHYGRICPIETPEGPNIGLIGSLATYSIVNEYGLIETPYRRVIMELESNSPDLVGRVVSEEVFDDKGHSVVKRSTKVTAEIAGRLAQLAVQKVRVVPFVSSDADDVKYFTADEEEKYAIAQASEILNKSGQFVNERIEVRKGSRFYEETPEQVKYMDVSPKQIVSVSTSLIPFLEHDDANRALMGSNMQRQAVPLICPKSPIIGTGMEAQAACGSGQVTIAEHDGEVTSVTAGEIVIRGEDGREHSYPLIKFTRSNQGTCVNQHPLVVKGERVSKGEILADSYSTDKGELALGQNVLCAFMSWEGYNFEDAIVISESLVREEKYTSIHIEKHEIDSRDTKLGKEEVTRDIPNVGEESLRNLDDDGIVRVGAEVKPGDILVGKITPKGETELSAEEKLLRAIFGDKARDVKDSSLRVPHGEWGKVIGVKVFSRESPNDMKDLPPGINKLVRVWVAQWRKVSEGDKMSGRHGNKGVIARILPPEDMPFLPDGRPVEFILNPIGVPSRMNLGQVLETHLGWAAHTLGFRVLSPVFDGASPEAIEDALAQVWIAQRAGALKLDPEEGKPFDLEQAKAWVGQRGYDGSRVFSDKYQGEAKRTCLRLWLEDIGVSSEGLGDKEMMEEAKRASREKGLPLPAGGKTILYDGRTGEPFDQPVTVGYIYMMKLSHLVEDKAHARSTGSYSLITQQPLGGKAQFGGQRFGEMEVWALEAYGAAHVLQELLTVKSDDVAGRARTYESIIKGDAIWETGVPESFKVLVKELQSLGLAVEVLNEEEESVALVEDLGGEIPGWQVPGSGRR